A single Silvibacterium dinghuense DNA region contains:
- a CDS encoding ABC transporter permease, whose protein sequence is MSMVTNMIRALRALFRSGEVERELDEELQDFLAASIAEKMRRGMTPEEAARAARVEMGSSNVVKHRIRSIGWEATMENLWHDLRYSLRTLAKSPAFTLVAVLSLALGIGANTAIFTLVRQVILQQLPVGDPEQLVSFGNLHASGMLGGVDLSFLDMYTYDFARQLEAAPGPFAGVGSYASMSPRVNLRVPGAALAIQREATLVSGNFFQVLEARPMLGRTIQPYDADAPGRSPVAVVGYRFWQQSLGSDPNIVGKTMDLNAARFTIVGVMPQGFHGLKQEADPSDLWVPETMADAVFLSSNLLEPRSNYFLQMFARSRPGVSMAAESDWLDRQIRAYVRAGESKTPTADREKEIGRLHQPLVPAAEGVSEIRNRYSDALGILMAIVALVLLIACANLANLLLARTVIREREIATRLALGSSRLRIVRQSLMEALVLSLTGGAMGLAVAFLVTRGLIAFVSRGTNGIPLSAVPDAGTLLFTLGVSLFAGLLFGLAPALRIARSSAGPVLNAGTRTAGSAGGRDGRWWPRALVTGQITLCLLLLVGAGLFLRTLARLEGQNFGFDNTHLVFANVDATLAGYKPEQAPALNRRILERLAAIPGVRAAALSDTPPMSYGSWNSSIHPQGYTPAPHEDMSPILKRVSGDYFAATSTPIVAGRAITPEDTASSQKVVVISQAVARHYFPKGDALGHTLTIDIDTAGPWMIVGIAADTLGLGPRRDRADTLYLPLAQLVGPHGEGTQESFASSVTLRTTGSPDQAVQGLRAAIASIDPNLPVLDVRTVQEQMSLFLSQETLVSRLAALFAGLAVLLAAIGLYGVMSFNMVRRVHEIGIRMALGAGTGAVQWMVLRESLVLFLAGIAIGLPAALGLANLLRHQLFQMSPFDPVTFAVAIGGIALVTLLSAWLPARRAARVDPMTALRCD, encoded by the coding sequence ATGTCCATGGTTACGAATATGATCCGCGCACTTCGCGCGCTCTTCCGCAGCGGCGAAGTCGAGCGTGAGCTCGACGAAGAGCTTCAGGATTTCCTCGCTGCTTCCATTGCCGAGAAGATGCGCCGCGGCATGACTCCCGAAGAGGCGGCCCGCGCCGCGCGCGTTGAAATGGGTAGCAGCAACGTAGTGAAGCACCGCATCCGCTCGATTGGCTGGGAGGCCACGATGGAAAATCTCTGGCACGATCTTCGCTACAGCCTGCGCACGCTGGCCAAGAGCCCGGCCTTCACGCTGGTCGCAGTTCTTTCGCTGGCGCTCGGCATCGGCGCGAACACGGCGATCTTCACCCTGGTGCGGCAGGTGATCCTGCAACAGCTTCCGGTGGGCGACCCGGAGCAGCTTGTGAGCTTCGGCAACCTGCATGCCAGCGGCATGCTCGGCGGCGTAGACCTGAGCTTCCTCGACATGTACACGTATGACTTCGCGCGGCAGCTGGAGGCCGCGCCCGGGCCATTTGCCGGTGTGGGTTCCTACGCCAGCATGTCGCCCCGCGTGAACCTGCGCGTGCCGGGAGCGGCGCTCGCGATCCAGCGCGAGGCCACGCTGGTCTCCGGCAACTTCTTCCAGGTGCTCGAGGCCCGGCCGATGCTCGGCCGCACCATCCAGCCCTATGACGCCGACGCGCCCGGCCGCAGTCCGGTCGCTGTTGTGGGATATCGTTTCTGGCAGCAGTCGCTCGGCTCGGACCCGAATATCGTCGGCAAGACGATGGACCTCAATGCCGCCCGCTTCACCATCGTCGGCGTGATGCCGCAGGGTTTCCACGGCCTCAAGCAGGAGGCCGACCCATCCGATCTCTGGGTGCCGGAGACCATGGCCGACGCGGTGTTTCTCTCGTCGAACCTGCTCGAACCGCGCTCCAACTACTTCCTGCAGATGTTCGCCCGCAGCCGGCCCGGGGTTTCGATGGCCGCCGAGAGCGACTGGCTCGACCGCCAGATCCGCGCCTACGTGCGCGCCGGCGAGAGCAAGACGCCGACAGCGGACCGTGAGAAGGAGATCGGGCGCCTGCATCAGCCGCTGGTGCCAGCCGCCGAGGGCGTCTCCGAAATTCGTAACCGTTACAGTGACGCATTGGGAATCCTCATGGCGATCGTGGCGCTGGTGCTGCTGATTGCCTGCGCGAACCTGGCGAACCTGCTGCTGGCCCGCACCGTGATCCGCGAGCGCGAGATCGCCACACGCCTGGCGCTCGGCTCGAGCCGCTTGCGCATCGTGCGCCAGAGCCTGATGGAGGCGCTCGTGCTCTCGCTCACCGGCGGCGCGATGGGTCTGGCCGTCGCATTCCTCGTCACCCGCGGGCTGATCGCCTTTGTCTCCCGGGGTACCAACGGCATCCCGCTCTCGGCCGTGCCGGACGCGGGCACTCTTCTCTTCACCCTGGGTGTTTCGCTCTTTGCCGGGCTGCTCTTCGGGCTTGCGCCGGCGCTGAGGATCGCGCGCAGTTCGGCTGGTCCCGTGCTCAACGCGGGCACGCGCACTGCGGGCAGCGCCGGCGGTCGCGACGGCCGCTGGTGGCCGCGCGCGCTGGTTACCGGGCAGATCACGCTCTGTTTGCTGCTGCTGGTTGGTGCGGGGCTCTTCCTGCGCACGCTCGCCCGGCTCGAGGGGCAGAACTTCGGCTTCGACAACACGCACCTGGTTTTCGCCAACGTGGACGCTACGCTTGCCGGCTACAAGCCCGAGCAGGCCCCGGCGCTCAACCGGCGCATCCTCGAGCGGCTCGCCGCGATCCCCGGCGTGCGCGCGGCCGCGCTCTCCGATACACCGCCGATGAGCTACGGCTCCTGGAACTCGAGCATCCATCCGCAGGGCTATACGCCGGCTCCGCACGAGGACATGTCGCCCATTCTCAAGCGCGTCTCCGGAGACTACTTCGCCGCGACCTCGACGCCGATCGTCGCCGGCCGCGCCATCACGCCGGAGGACACGGCCTCGAGCCAGAAGGTGGTCGTCATCAGCCAGGCCGTGGCCCGCCACTACTTTCCCAAGGGCGATGCGCTGGGCCACACTCTCACGATCGATATCGACACGGCAGGCCCGTGGATGATCGTCGGCATCGCCGCCGACACGCTCGGGCTCGGCCCGCGCCGCGACCGCGCGGACACTCTCTATCTGCCGCTTGCGCAGCTCGTCGGCCCGCACGGCGAGGGCACGCAGGAGAGCTTCGCCTCGTCGGTGACGCTGCGCACCACGGGCTCACCGGACCAGGCCGTGCAGGGGTTGCGCGCAGCTATCGCCTCCATCGACCCGAACCTGCCGGTGCTCGACGTGCGCACGGTGCAGGAGCAGATGAGCCTGTTCCTCAGTCAGGAGACGCTAGTCTCACGGCTGGCCGCGCTCTTTGCCGGCCTCGCAGTGCTGCTGGCGGCCATCGGCCTTTATGGCGTGATGAGTTTCAACATGGTGCGTCGCGTGCATGAGATTGGCATCCGCATGGCGCTCGGCGCCGGCACCGGCGCGGTGCAGTGGATGGTGCTGCGCGAATCGCTGGTGCTTTTCCTGGCGGGTATCGCCATCGGTCTGCCGGCTGCGCTGGGGCTGGCGAACCTGCTGCGCCATCAGCTCTTCCAGATGAGCCCCTTCGATCCGGTGACCTTCGCCGTGGCTATCGGCGGCATCGCCCTGGTCACGCTGCTCTCTGCGTGGCTGCCCGCACGCCGGGCGGCCCGTGTCGATCCTATGACTGCTTTGCGTTGCGACTAG
- a CDS encoding PadR family transcriptional regulator, which produces MGERDVVQGTLEMLILKTLALEPMHGYGVAARIEQVSQGVFRVNPGSLLPALARMERAGSVKSEWRASENNRRAKYYLLTARGRKALAAESESWNRQVSAIARIMEA; this is translated from the coding sequence GTGGGCGAAAGAGATGTGGTGCAGGGCACGCTGGAGATGCTGATTCTGAAGACGCTGGCTCTGGAGCCGATGCATGGTTACGGAGTTGCCGCGCGTATCGAGCAGGTGAGCCAGGGCGTTTTTCGCGTCAACCCCGGATCTTTGCTGCCTGCACTTGCCCGCATGGAGCGCGCCGGCAGTGTGAAGAGCGAATGGCGCGCCAGCGAGAATAACCGCCGCGCGAAGTACTACCTGCTTACCGCACGGGGCCGCAAGGCGCTGGCTGCCGAGTCCGAGAGCTGGAACCGGCAGGTTTCGGCGATCGCCCGCATCATGGAAGCCTAG
- a CDS encoding AraC family transcriptional regulator produces MDPLSDVLSLLRPRSYTFGGMDIGKPWSVSFGRHQGIKCYALYSGECWLTVDGISEPTHLVAGDCFLLTHGRPFVLTSDLTLPPVDVVQYFSRPANGTVRTFHGGGDCFSVGGHFLLDGPAAGFLLEVLPPVVHLRSEQDRASLRWSLDRMRQELRNPQPGGLLLTQHLASMMLIQALRLHLNEGTGTGWLAGLADAQIGQALRVLHGRPAHRWTLHELAAEARMSRSSFAQRFRELVGASPIDYLARWRMLLAADRLRTTTDSIAAIAFGLGYESESAFSTAFRRIMGSSPRRYARDGLISDEAQIHEAARKSIEDLPSHEPIPLAG; encoded by the coding sequence ATGGACCCGCTCTCTGACGTGCTTTCGCTCCTCCGCCCCCGCAGTTATACCTTTGGCGGAATGGACATTGGCAAGCCGTGGTCGGTGAGTTTCGGCCGGCATCAGGGCATCAAGTGCTATGCCCTCTACTCCGGAGAGTGCTGGCTGACCGTGGACGGGATCTCCGAGCCTACCCATCTGGTTGCGGGCGATTGTTTTCTGCTGACGCATGGTCGCCCTTTCGTCCTCACCAGCGATCTCACGCTTCCTCCCGTCGATGTGGTCCAGTACTTCAGCCGTCCGGCGAACGGAACGGTACGCACGTTCCACGGCGGCGGCGATTGTTTTTCTGTCGGCGGTCATTTTCTTCTCGATGGCCCGGCCGCGGGTTTTCTCCTTGAAGTGCTGCCACCGGTTGTCCATCTTCGCAGCGAGCAGGATCGCGCCAGCCTGCGCTGGTCGCTGGATCGCATGCGTCAGGAGCTTCGCAACCCTCAGCCCGGTGGCCTGCTCCTTACCCAGCACCTGGCTTCCATGATGCTGATTCAGGCTCTGCGCCTGCATCTGAACGAGGGCACCGGCACCGGCTGGCTTGCCGGCCTCGCCGACGCGCAGATCGGGCAGGCTCTTCGTGTCCTGCACGGCCGTCCCGCACATCGCTGGACCTTGCACGAACTCGCAGCGGAGGCCCGCATGTCGCGCTCTTCCTTTGCCCAGCGCTTTCGCGAACTGGTAGGCGCGTCGCCCATCGACTACCTTGCCCGTTGGCGGATGCTTCTTGCTGCTGACCGTCTCCGGACGACGACCGATTCCATCGCCGCCATTGCCTTTGGGCTGGGGTACGAATCGGAAAGCGCCTTCAGCACCGCTTTTCGCCGCATTATGGGCAGCTCCCCGCGCCGTTATGCCCGCGACGGGCTGATCTCGGATGAGGCTCAGATCCACGAAGCGGCACGGAAAAGCATCGAAGACCTGCCTTCGCACGAGCCCATTCCGCTGGCCGGCTGA
- a CDS encoding intradiol ring-cleavage dioxygenase, whose amino-acid sequence MPTSSNHLLHRWTRRRVLTAGAAAAGLASLRLGAPGSALAFAAAPCTLTPELEEGPFYADYELLRNDIREGKPGLPLHLSIVLQHARTCAPISGAAIDIWHCDALGIYSGYTKVKMEQMGAGGPPGGPDGQGGPPPGGPPDGMQGPPPDFNGGGDHHGPPGMGRTDNETFLRGVQLSGTDGSVGFLTIYPGWYVMRDTHIHVKVHIGGSEAGKKYAGGHVCHTGQIAFPDELSDRVGQLEPYAQHKVTRTRMTQDMVFHGDADTFTLALTQLDAKNLAAGFRGVITLAVDPDATPAPTGPGGPGGPGGPRPGGQGQSGDAGGMSEPASGL is encoded by the coding sequence ATGCCCACATCCTCCAATCACCTACTGCACCGCTGGACCCGGCGCCGCGTACTGACTGCGGGTGCGGCGGCCGCCGGTCTTGCTTCGCTCCGTCTGGGCGCGCCCGGTTCCGCGCTTGCGTTTGCCGCTGCTCCCTGCACGCTTACCCCGGAGCTTGAAGAAGGCCCCTTTTACGCCGACTATGAGCTGCTCCGCAACGATATCCGTGAAGGCAAGCCTGGTCTTCCGCTGCATCTTTCCATCGTGCTGCAACACGCCCGTACCTGTGCTCCGATTTCCGGAGCGGCCATCGATATCTGGCATTGCGATGCCCTCGGTATCTACTCCGGTTATACGAAGGTCAAGATGGAGCAGATGGGCGCCGGTGGCCCTCCAGGCGGCCCTGATGGTCAGGGTGGTCCACCTCCGGGTGGTCCGCCGGATGGCATGCAGGGCCCGCCTCCCGATTTCAACGGTGGAGGCGACCATCATGGACCTCCCGGCATGGGCCGCACCGACAACGAGACCTTTCTGCGCGGTGTCCAGCTCAGCGGCACGGATGGCTCTGTCGGATTCCTGACCATCTATCCCGGCTGGTACGTGATGCGCGACACGCACATCCACGTGAAGGTGCATATCGGCGGCAGCGAGGCAGGGAAGAAGTATGCGGGTGGGCACGTCTGCCATACAGGGCAGATCGCTTTCCCGGATGAGCTCAGTGACCGCGTCGGACAGCTTGAACCCTACGCGCAGCATAAGGTCACGCGTACCCGTATGACCCAGGATATGGTCTTCCACGGCGATGCCGATACCTTCACGCTGGCGTTGACGCAGCTCGATGCGAAGAACCTGGCTGCCGGTTTCCGTGGCGTCATCACCCTGGCTGTCGATCCCGATGCGACGCCTGCGCCTACAGGCCCGGGCGGACCCGGAGGGCCAGGCGGTCCGCGACCGGGTGGTCAGGGGCAATCCGGCGATGCGGGCGGCATGTCGGAACCTGCTTCGGGGTTGTAG
- a CDS encoding GGDEF domain-containing protein has product MRDLQIFHSVARALTSSLDRDTILRTIMQQMEPFFEAETWSLLLVDEQRRELFYAVAGGTMPTDATEATLREMRIPIGQGFAGWVAEHGESLIVPEVELDGRFMHLAGRTDDNSRVRSAICMPLRVRRETLGVIQLINCRVETLSDYTISFLHLLCDYAAIAIENARAVERIQELTITDDCTGLYNLRYLYRQMEAEMERTQRFGSMFSLIFIDLDHFKDVNDHYGHLIGSELLAEVGQALRSQVRGVDSVFRYGGDEFTVLLPGSDKLAARETAIRLNRFLREKAFPMSDGPELQIRASMGVATYPEDGATAQEIIRAADQMMYLVKGMTRDSVAIAGMGMLPV; this is encoded by the coding sequence TTGAGAGACCTGCAAATCTTCCATAGTGTGGCGAGAGCGCTTACCTCTTCGCTGGACCGGGACACAATCCTGCGCACCATCATGCAGCAGATGGAGCCGTTCTTCGAAGCGGAGACCTGGTCCCTGTTACTGGTGGATGAACAGCGTCGCGAGCTCTTCTACGCAGTGGCCGGTGGCACCATGCCCACCGACGCGACCGAGGCCACGCTGCGCGAGATGCGCATCCCCATCGGACAAGGCTTTGCCGGCTGGGTTGCCGAACATGGTGAAAGCCTGATCGTGCCCGAGGTCGAGCTGGACGGCCGCTTTATGCATCTGGCCGGGCGCACAGACGACAATTCCCGGGTGCGGTCGGCGATCTGCATGCCGCTGCGCGTGCGCCGGGAGACGCTGGGTGTGATCCAGCTGATCAATTGCCGGGTGGAGACACTCAGCGACTACACCATCTCCTTTCTGCATCTGCTCTGCGACTACGCCGCGATTGCCATCGAAAATGCGCGCGCGGTCGAGCGCATCCAGGAACTCACCATCACCGACGACTGCACCGGGCTTTACAATCTGCGCTATCTCTACCGGCAGATGGAGGCCGAGATGGAGCGCACCCAGCGCTTCGGCTCCATGTTCAGCCTGATCTTCATCGACCTCGATCACTTCAAGGATGTGAACGACCACTACGGACATCTGATCGGCAGCGAGCTGCTGGCCGAGGTCGGCCAGGCGCTGCGCAGCCAGGTCCGCGGCGTGGATTCGGTCTTCCGCTATGGCGGCGACGAATTCACCGTCCTGCTGCCCGGCTCCGACAAGCTCGCAGCACGGGAGACAGCCATCCGCCTCAATCGCTTCCTGCGGGAAAAAGCCTTCCCCATGAGCGACGGTCCCGAACTGCAGATACGGGCGAGCATGGGAGTTGCCACCTATCCCGAAGATGGCGCGACGGCACAGGAGATCATCCGGGCAGCCGATCAAATGATGTATCTCGTCAAAGGAATGACCCGGGACAGCGTCGCGATCGCAGGAATGGGTATGCTGCCGGTCTAG
- a CDS encoding DUF4230 domain-containing protein, with translation MAIETRSSTGQQTAHRASSGAGTVLLAVFLGLLIGMGALAVFVREATYGIWNQVATKVTGRALSIDTSQPTVVDRIQKLSRLESVTYTMDKTVEGDRTSAILPDFLVGDKLLLNVHGQAIAGVDLGQLKPSDVTVTGKSVHVHLPPAQIFVTALDDSKTKVFSRATGFFIQADPNLESEVREKAQQELHDSAMAAGILATAHANAASTVTRLLLSLGFDQAQVD, from the coding sequence ATGGCGATCGAAACCCGTTCTTCGACAGGACAGCAAACCGCCCATCGCGCCTCCTCAGGAGCGGGCACAGTGCTGCTGGCGGTCTTCCTGGGGCTGCTGATTGGCATGGGAGCACTGGCAGTCTTCGTACGCGAAGCGACCTACGGCATCTGGAACCAGGTGGCGACCAAGGTGACAGGGCGAGCGCTGAGCATCGACACCTCGCAACCCACGGTGGTGGACCGGATTCAGAAGCTGTCCCGGCTGGAATCGGTAACCTACACCATGGACAAGACCGTGGAAGGCGACCGGACAAGCGCGATCCTGCCGGATTTCCTGGTCGGCGACAAGCTGCTGCTCAATGTCCACGGACAGGCCATCGCCGGGGTCGATCTCGGCCAGCTGAAGCCCTCCGACGTGACGGTAACCGGCAAAAGCGTGCACGTGCACCTGCCGCCGGCGCAGATCTTTGTCACCGCACTCGACGACTCGAAGACCAAGGTCTTCTCGCGGGCGACGGGCTTCTTCATCCAGGCCGATCCGAACCTCGAAAGCGAAGTGCGCGAGAAGGCGCAGCAGGAGCTGCATGACTCGGCGATGGCCGCCGGCATCCTGGCCACGGCACACGCCAATGCGGCATCGACCGTGACCCGGCTGCTCCTGAGCCTCGGCTTCGACCAGGCACAAGTGGACTAA
- the kdsA gene encoding 3-deoxy-8-phosphooctulonate synthase, which translates to MSHAFDIGPVPVGRGQLFLIAGPCVIESEAHVRKMADAIQRITSDLGIPYIFKSSYDKANRTSVKSFRGPGIVEGTAILKRLKEATGLPTLTDVHEPGHCAIAAEGVDVLQIPAFLCRQTDLLIAAAETGRAVNVKKGQFVAPGDMKHAVEKVTESGNARVSLTERGTTFGYHNLVVDMRSLAIMRQLAPVIFDGTHSVQTPSAAGGVSGGQPEFIPLLARAAVAAGVDGVFLEVHDNPAEAKSDGANALDLKNLKGVLETLLAVQAAVHPR; encoded by the coding sequence GTGAGCCATGCATTCGATATCGGACCCGTGCCCGTTGGCCGGGGCCAGCTTTTCCTCATCGCCGGACCCTGCGTTATCGAGTCCGAAGCGCATGTGCGCAAGATGGCCGACGCCATCCAGCGCATCACTTCCGATCTCGGCATCCCCTACATCTTCAAGTCCTCCTACGACAAGGCGAACCGCACTTCGGTGAAGAGCTTCCGTGGCCCCGGCATTGTCGAGGGCACGGCCATCCTCAAGCGCCTGAAGGAGGCCACCGGCCTGCCCACGCTCACCGATGTACACGAGCCGGGTCACTGCGCCATCGCCGCCGAGGGCGTGGATGTGCTGCAGATTCCGGCCTTCCTCTGCCGCCAGACCGACCTGCTCATTGCCGCCGCCGAGACCGGCCGGGCGGTGAACGTGAAGAAGGGCCAGTTCGTCGCGCCGGGAGACATGAAGCACGCCGTCGAAAAGGTGACTGAGAGCGGCAACGCCCGTGTCTCGCTGACCGAGCGCGGCACCACCTTCGGCTATCACAACCTGGTTGTCGATATGCGCTCGCTGGCCATCATGCGCCAGCTCGCGCCGGTGATCTTCGACGGCACGCACTCCGTGCAGACCCCATCGGCTGCTGGCGGCGTCTCCGGCGGTCAGCCGGAGTTCATTCCCCTGCTGGCGCGCGCAGCCGTGGCCGCAGGCGTGGACGGCGTCTTCCTCGAAGTCCACGACAACCCGGCCGAGGCCAAGTCGGATGGCGCCAACGCGCTGGATCTGAAGAACTTGAAGGGTGTTCTGGAGACATTGCTGGCGGTTCAGGCGGCGGTCCATCCGCGCTAA
- a CDS encoding CTP synthase — protein sequence MSSKYIFVTGGVVSSLGKGLAAASIGCLLESRGLKVNLMKFDPYLNVDPGTMSPFQHGEVFVTDDGAETDLDLGHYERFTHAHLTRDNNLTTGRIYEQIITKERRGDYLGKTVQVIPHVTNEIKNAMRKVAPHNDVTIVEIGGTVGDIESLPFLEAIRQMRQELGRENTVFVHVTLVPWIAAAQELKTKPTQHSVKEMLSIGIQPDILLCRTDRFLSREMKGKIALFCNIEERAVITAKDVASIYEVPLSFAEEGVDELALKYLHIEAKPRDLSRWEEIVRRAYNPKDEVSIAIVGKYVEYEDSYKSLKEALVHGALAHNLKLRVTWIEAEGLEVENYQEQLAGFDGILVPGGFGKRGIEGMLNAIRYARENQVPYFGICLGMQTACIEFARNVCKLADANSSEFDPATAHRVIYKLRELTGVEEMGGTMRLGAWTCVLTPGTLAHEAYGATEISERHRHRYEFNREYESLLTGAGLRISGTTPDATYVEIVEIPGHPFFLGCQFHPEFKSKPLEPHPLFSAFVKASYGNRTKQLSAAQETVAAKA from the coding sequence ATGTCTTCCAAGTACATTTTTGTCACAGGCGGCGTTGTGTCCAGCCTCGGAAAAGGTCTGGCTGCGGCCTCCATCGGATGCCTGCTCGAAAGCCGTGGTCTCAAGGTCAACCTCATGAAGTTTGACCCCTACCTCAACGTCGACCCGGGAACCATGTCGCCCTTTCAGCACGGTGAGGTGTTCGTCACCGACGACGGCGCGGAGACCGATCTCGACCTCGGCCACTACGAGCGCTTTACGCACGCCCACCTCACGCGCGACAACAACCTCACCACCGGCCGCATCTACGAGCAGATCATCACCAAGGAGCGCCGCGGTGACTATCTCGGCAAGACCGTGCAGGTCATCCCGCACGTCACCAACGAGATCAAGAACGCCATGCGCAAGGTGGCCCCGCATAACGACGTCACCATCGTCGAAATCGGCGGCACCGTCGGTGACATCGAATCGCTGCCCTTCCTCGAAGCCATCCGCCAGATGCGCCAGGAGCTGGGCCGGGAAAACACGGTCTTCGTCCACGTGACGCTGGTGCCGTGGATCGCCGCGGCTCAGGAGCTCAAGACCAAGCCCACGCAGCACTCGGTCAAGGAGATGCTCTCGATCGGCATCCAGCCCGACATTTTGCTCTGCCGCACCGACCGCTTCCTCTCCCGCGAGATGAAGGGCAAGATCGCCCTCTTCTGCAACATCGAGGAGCGCGCCGTGATCACGGCCAAGGACGTCGCCTCGATCTATGAGGTGCCGCTCAGCTTTGCCGAGGAGGGTGTGGACGAGCTCGCGCTCAAGTACCTGCACATTGAGGCGAAACCGCGCGATCTCTCCCGCTGGGAAGAAATTGTTCGCCGCGCCTACAACCCGAAGGACGAAGTCTCGATCGCCATTGTCGGCAAGTATGTCGAGTACGAGGACAGCTACAAGTCGCTCAAGGAAGCGCTCGTGCACGGCGCGCTGGCCCATAACCTCAAGCTGCGCGTGACCTGGATCGAAGCCGAGGGCCTCGAAGTCGAGAACTACCAGGAACAGCTTGCCGGATTCGACGGCATTCTCGTGCCCGGCGGCTTCGGCAAACGCGGCATCGAGGGCATGCTCAACGCCATCCGCTACGCGCGCGAGAACCAGGTGCCGTATTTCGGTATCTGCCTCGGCATGCAGACCGCCTGCATCGAGTTCGCACGCAACGTCTGCAAGCTGGCCGATGCGAATTCGAGCGAATTCGATCCCGCGACCGCGCACCGCGTCATCTACAAACTGCGCGAGCTGACGGGCGTGGAAGAGATGGGCGGAACCATGCGTCTTGGCGCGTGGACCTGCGTGTTGACCCCCGGCACCCTGGCGCATGAAGCCTATGGCGCGACCGAGATCAGCGAGCGTCACCGTCATCGTTACGAGTTCAATCGCGAGTACGAGTCTCTGCTGACCGGCGCGGGCCTGCGCATCTCCGGCACCACGCCGGACGCTACCTACGTCGAGATCGTCGAGATCCCCGGCCATCCGTTCTTCCTCGGCTGCCAGTTCCATCCGGAATTCAAGTCGAAGCCGCTCGAGCCGCATCCGCTCTTCAGCGCGTTCGTGAAGGCGAGCTATGGGAACCGCACGAAACAGCTCTCAGCCGCGCAGGAGACTGTTGCTGCCAAGGCATAA
- a CDS encoding glycoside hydrolase family 108 protein has product MASFEQFLPMLLKFEGGYVMNPDDPGGETNKGITLRTFTSCARSLLGLEPTSANLRALTDAQVGIIYRAQYWNAILGDEIASQELANIVCDFYVNAGEHATLLLQTVINEVGRAGGIAVETDGSIGPATLKALQALDPAAVYRAYRSARIAYYQQLGQKYPMFLAGWLKRVESFPDILPALEAAAADILSLA; this is encoded by the coding sequence ATGGCGAGCTTCGAGCAATTTCTTCCCATGCTGCTGAAGTTCGAAGGCGGCTACGTGATGAATCCCGATGACCCGGGCGGGGAAACGAACAAAGGCATTACCCTGCGCACCTTTACCTCCTGCGCGCGAAGCCTGCTCGGCCTGGAGCCTACATCGGCCAACCTCCGTGCCCTGACGGATGCCCAGGTGGGGATCATCTACCGCGCGCAGTATTGGAATGCCATCCTTGGCGACGAAATCGCCAGCCAGGAGCTGGCCAATATTGTTTGCGATTTCTATGTGAATGCGGGTGAGCACGCGACTCTGCTGCTGCAGACGGTCATCAACGAAGTTGGCAGGGCCGGCGGCATCGCCGTCGAAACGGATGGCTCGATCGGGCCGGCCACCCTCAAGGCGCTGCAGGCGCTCGATCCGGCAGCCGTCTACCGCGCCTACAGGAGTGCGCGCATCGCCTACTATCAGCAACTCGGACAGAAATACCCGATGTTTCTCGCCGGATGGCTGAAGCGCGTCGAGTCCTTTCCGGATATCTTGCCGGCATTGGAGGCTGCGGCAGCCGATATCCTGAGTCTCGCCTGA
- the hxlA gene encoding 3-hexulose-6-phosphate synthase: protein MKLQVAIDLLSTADALSLLHKVAEHVDIIELGTPLIKQQGLTVVTNVKAAYPEKLVFADMKTMDAGELEADLAFKAGADIMTVLASAADSTIAGAVKAGKTHGKHVVADMIGVADKAKRLQELKDLGVSWVELHAGLDEQAQAGYSIETLLEAGRAAEVPFSVAGGINTERIGAVEAAGATIAVAGAAIYGAKDPAEAAKTLRSKIEKLG, encoded by the coding sequence ATGAAACTGCAAGTCGCTATCGATCTTCTTTCCACCGCTGATGCGCTTTCTCTGCTGCACAAGGTTGCCGAGCACGTGGACATCATCGAGCTGGGAACACCGCTCATCAAGCAGCAGGGACTCACGGTCGTTACGAATGTGAAGGCTGCCTATCCTGAGAAGCTGGTCTTTGCCGACATGAAGACGATGGATGCCGGAGAACTCGAAGCCGACCTGGCCTTCAAGGCCGGAGCGGACATCATGACGGTGCTCGCTTCCGCGGCCGACAGCACCATCGCAGGCGCGGTGAAGGCAGGCAAGACGCACGGCAAGCATGTGGTCGCCGACATGATCGGCGTGGCCGACAAGGCCAAGCGCCTGCAGGAGCTGAAGGACCTCGGCGTGAGCTGGGTGGAATTGCATGCGGGGCTGGACGAGCAGGCCCAGGCCGGTTACAGCATCGAGACGCTATTGGAAGCAGGCCGCGCCGCGGAGGTGCCGTTCTCGGTCGCCGGAGGCATCAACACCGAACGCATCGGCGCGGTGGAAGCCGCCGGCGCCACGATCGCCGTGGCCGGTGCTGCGATCTATGGTGCGAAGGACCCTGCCGAGGCTGCGAAGACGCTGCGCAGCAAGATTGAGAAGCTCGGCTAG